The Stratiformator vulcanicus genome has a segment encoding these proteins:
- a CDS encoding sugar phosphate isomerase/epimerase family protein, with translation MFVAVSLQSFWDLSLEKALELAEETGFDKVELWFDDQQGMIRSADVAAAPESFVNKIRDLTRLTPIAFQLDKNVTPEVMTGIAKAAKLLRVAQVTVPSSPLGTPFNEEVDRLRALVGAASPDGVRVSVKTKTGDLTEDPDTTRSLCDSVKGLGVTLDPSYFLCGPHRGVDYDVLFERVYLMHLRDTSTESVQVPVGLGEIDYSRLINKVGHYRNDAILSVNLIPEFTDPETRGLELRKLRMLLDTLL, from the coding sequence TTGTTTGTTGCCGTTTCGTTGCAGTCGTTTTGGGACCTTTCGCTCGAAAAAGCGCTTGAGCTGGCCGAAGAAACCGGGTTCGACAAGGTCGAACTCTGGTTCGACGATCAACAGGGCATGATTCGCTCAGCCGATGTGGCTGCCGCGCCCGAATCGTTCGTCAATAAAATCCGCGACTTGACGCGACTGACGCCGATCGCTTTTCAGCTTGATAAAAATGTCACCCCCGAAGTGATGACGGGGATCGCAAAGGCGGCCAAACTGCTGCGAGTGGCCCAGGTAACGGTCCCCTCGTCGCCGTTGGGCACACCGTTTAATGAAGAGGTCGATCGACTTCGGGCACTCGTCGGGGCCGCATCGCCGGACGGCGTCCGTGTCTCGGTCAAGACGAAGACCGGCGACCTGACCGAGGATCCGGACACGACCCGGTCCCTGTGCGATTCGGTCAAGGGGCTGGGTGTGACGCTCGACCCGAGTTACTTCTTGTGTGGCCCACACCGCGGCGTCGATTATGACGTGCTGTTCGAGCGGGTCTACTTGATGCACCTGCGGGATACGAGCACCGAGAGTGTGCAGGTTCCCGTCGGGCTGGGCGAGATCGATTACAGCCGGCTCATCAACAAAGTCGGCCACTATCGCAATGATGCGATCCTGAGCGTGAATCTCATCCCGGAGTTCACCGACCCCGAGACCCGCGGGCTGGAGCTGCGGAAGCTGCGAATGCTGCTTGATACGCTGCTTTAA
- a CDS encoding 30S ribosomal protein S1 yields MVRFDELDSWPFTEGSGMRLAGRCLGQKFERNVFASMWLVMSPDQTRSPESALEDQPQTSETESTTVDAVAKPQHSSGTLSPDSNGTSADGASADDVKADAALQSPPPPDPAGDDATKQSSPAASSPLDAETSAAVASASADPPTDSSAEPTISQAAPAQESAQQAKSETSTLVDAALDAPTTVTEQAPPDPTPPTAPTQQTTQIAAEVSQQAEKAGVQEESPTAPGADVTPAGDDASRKRPQIGVKDAQAIPNVPETEEAKQAAVARSGPLNVEIPKDVPLDDKMAASLDEALKSSDQPPAAKPEPSSPEGSESAAPVTPSPENPPVVEQQVGRAKPEGAPAELQAKTESSGDTAEKQPATDAEIANAGDKLEPGQRINAIVDTVTAEDVFFKITGIRNTGIAQLRQFPENKKPQVGNSLSMVVDTINDAEGTVTLSPPKAKRKPAGNWEAVAAGQIVDCMVTKTNKGGLEVSISNIRGFLPASQVDIGFVENLDAYVGQKVTVKITEVNPQKRNLIVSRRAILEEERREGEKQLWEELAIGQSRSGTVKTIKDYGVFIDLGGVDGFLHVGEISWNRIGHPSEVLSVGQQVEVKIVKLDPEARKIGLGMKQLEANPWSDAESKFAIGSEVNGKVTRTTDFGAFVELEKGVEGLVHISELDYRRVGTVDEVVNVGDQIDVKVLSVEPNRKRIALSLKALKPKPEGASRQQDSGPPPEPYKRKRKGPLRGGNTGGESSGGLFGNPDDFK; encoded by the coding sequence TTGGTTCGTTTCGACGAACTCGATTCGTGGCCGTTTACCGAGGGCTCGGGAATGCGGCTGGCGGGCCGATGTCTCGGTCAGAAGTTCGAGCGAAACGTCTTCGCAAGTATGTGGTTGGTGATGAGCCCGGATCAGACGCGTTCTCCTGAGTCGGCGTTAGAGGATCAGCCTCAAACGTCGGAAACCGAATCGACTACGGTCGATGCCGTGGCGAAACCGCAGCATTCGTCCGGTACCCTCTCGCCCGACAGCAACGGCACTTCCGCGGATGGTGCGTCTGCCGATGACGTGAAAGCCGACGCCGCGCTGCAAAGTCCGCCACCGCCCGATCCTGCAGGCGACGATGCGACCAAGCAGAGTTCCCCTGCTGCGTCTTCGCCCTTGGACGCCGAAACTTCGGCGGCCGTAGCGTCGGCGTCAGCCGATCCGCCAACCGACTCTTCCGCCGAGCCGACGATTTCACAGGCCGCGCCCGCACAAGAATCCGCACAACAAGCGAAATCAGAAACGAGCACACTCGTCGACGCCGCACTCGACGCTCCGACGACCGTGACGGAACAAGCGCCGCCCGACCCAACACCGCCGACGGCTCCGACCCAGCAGACGACACAAATTGCCGCGGAAGTCTCGCAACAAGCCGAAAAAGCGGGCGTCCAAGAAGAATCGCCGACTGCACCTGGAGCGGACGTGACACCCGCGGGTGACGACGCTTCTCGGAAGCGGCCGCAAATTGGGGTGAAGGACGCTCAGGCGATTCCTAATGTGCCAGAGACGGAAGAGGCCAAGCAGGCGGCTGTCGCCCGGAGCGGCCCTCTGAACGTCGAGATTCCCAAAGACGTGCCGCTCGACGACAAGATGGCCGCATCGCTCGACGAAGCGCTGAAGAGTTCTGATCAGCCACCGGCCGCGAAGCCGGAGCCGAGTTCTCCCGAAGGGTCTGAATCCGCGGCGCCTGTCACTCCGTCGCCAGAGAACCCGCCGGTCGTCGAGCAGCAGGTCGGTCGGGCAAAACCGGAAGGTGCTCCGGCCGAGCTGCAAGCGAAAACCGAATCTTCTGGAGACACCGCCGAGAAGCAACCGGCGACAGACGCGGAGATCGCCAATGCCGGCGACAAGCTCGAGCCCGGACAGCGGATCAATGCGATCGTTGATACGGTCACTGCGGAAGATGTGTTCTTCAAGATCACGGGGATCCGAAACACCGGCATCGCCCAACTTCGACAATTCCCGGAGAACAAGAAGCCGCAGGTCGGCAACTCGCTTTCGATGGTCGTCGACACGATCAATGACGCCGAAGGCACGGTCACGCTGAGCCCGCCGAAGGCGAAACGAAAACCGGCCGGGAATTGGGAAGCCGTTGCCGCCGGTCAAATCGTCGACTGCATGGTCACCAAGACGAACAAGGGTGGTCTGGAAGTCTCGATCAGCAACATCCGCGGTTTCCTCCCGGCCAGCCAGGTCGACATCGGATTCGTCGAGAACCTCGACGCGTATGTCGGTCAGAAGGTGACGGTCAAAATCACGGAGGTGAATCCTCAGAAACGCAATCTGATCGTCAGTCGGCGGGCCATTCTCGAAGAAGAACGTCGCGAAGGCGAGAAGCAGCTTTGGGAAGAGTTGGCTATCGGTCAGTCACGATCGGGAACCGTCAAGACGATCAAAGATTACGGCGTCTTCATCGATTTGGGCGGCGTCGACGGCTTTTTGCACGTCGGCGAAATCAGTTGGAATCGCATCGGGCATCCGTCCGAGGTGCTCTCCGTCGGCCAGCAGGTCGAAGTGAAAATCGTCAAGCTCGATCCCGAGGCTCGCAAGATCGGCCTCGGCATGAAGCAACTCGAAGCCAACCCGTGGAGCGACGCGGAAAGCAAATTCGCCATCGGGTCCGAGGTCAACGGCAAAGTGACCCGCACGACCGATTTCGGGGCCTTCGTTGAATTAGAGAAGGGCGTCGAAGGGCTGGTCCACATCAGCGAATTAGACTATCGCCGCGTCGGGACGGTCGATGAAGTCGTGAATGTCGGCGATCAGATTGATGTGAAAGTGCTCTCGGTCGAGCCGAACCGCAAGCGGATCGCGCTTTCACTCAAAGCTCTCAAACCGAAGCCCGAGGGGGCCTCACGGCAACAGGACTCGGGCCCTCCTCCCGAACCCTATAAGCGGAAACGCAAAGGGCCGTTGCGGGGTGGCAACACCGGGGGCGAATCCAGCGGCGGCCTGTTCGGAAACCCCGACGACTTCAAATAA
- a CDS encoding hydrolase — protein sequence MSDMNNVRSPGLLGATQTTLFVIDIQERMLPHIHRGDDVVARCGMLVTGAKMLGIPVIATEQYPQGLGATVPALRELLPAELPSKKRFSAAAASGLLPVGERDDGRDRVLLCGIETHVCVLQTAFDLVSLGYRVGVAADAVSSRRDFDHDLALQRMRDSGIDLVSSEGALFEWCETAEHPAFKQISALVKEN from the coding sequence ATGTCAGATATGAACAATGTTCGCAGCCCCGGACTTCTCGGGGCTACGCAGACGACCTTGTTTGTGATTGACATTCAAGAACGCATGCTGCCGCATATTCATCGAGGCGACGACGTCGTTGCTCGATGCGGAATGTTGGTCACGGGCGCGAAAATGCTCGGTATTCCGGTCATTGCCACGGAGCAATATCCTCAAGGGCTTGGCGCGACGGTCCCGGCATTGAGGGAATTGCTTCCCGCGGAACTCCCTTCGAAGAAACGCTTCAGCGCCGCAGCGGCGTCCGGACTGCTCCCCGTCGGCGAGCGCGACGATGGGCGTGATCGCGTGCTGCTGTGCGGTATTGAGACCCACGTGTGCGTATTGCAGACGGCATTCGACCTCGTGTCGCTCGGTTACCGCGTCGGCGTTGCCGCTGACGCGGTGTCGAGTCGCCGCGATTTCGATCACGACCTTGCTTTGCAGCGGATGCGCGACTCGGGGATCGACTTGGTTTCGTCCGAGGGCGCTCTGTTCGAGTGGTGCGAAACCGCGGAGCACCCGGCGTTCAAACAGATCAGTGCCCTCGTCAAAGAGAATTGA
- a CDS encoding DUF368 domain-containing protein — protein MSTVMEDDKATPTDHTSEAESGAASAGSDVVALAKSSAAHFGRGILMGGADIIPGVSGGTVALIVGIYDRLVRAVSRVDGTLIRMILRLDVVGAAKYLDLMLLIPLVLGIGVGILSLSGVIEYLLTDQREPTFATFFGLIVGSAVLVGRMVTAWTWSRAGIAAAAAVTAFVLVGLPFLSDPPSHPAYLFVCGAIAITAMILPGISGSYLLLVLGAYGTVLEMLNGIRAGDVTGSAIASLAAFGAGIVVGILSFSKLLRWLLEHYYAVTMAALTGLMIGSLRRLWPFQVDLTPDIEKLGHKRYELVMPEFGDATTWIALGGAIAGFAVILLLDRFANRQSASIESK, from the coding sequence GTGTCAACCGTCATGGAAGACGACAAGGCAACGCCAACCGATCATACCTCAGAAGCAGAATCGGGCGCCGCCTCAGCAGGGTCCGATGTTGTTGCGCTAGCGAAATCGAGCGCGGCTCATTTCGGACGCGGCATTCTGATGGGCGGTGCCGATATCATCCCCGGCGTCTCCGGGGGTACCGTCGCGCTGATCGTGGGAATTTATGACCGCTTGGTTCGCGCCGTCAGCCGGGTCGACGGAACGTTAATCCGGATGATTCTCCGGCTCGACGTCGTCGGCGCCGCGAAATATCTCGACCTGATGCTGTTGATTCCGCTTGTGCTGGGAATCGGCGTCGGAATCCTGAGTTTATCAGGCGTGATCGAGTATCTGTTGACCGACCAACGAGAACCGACCTTCGCCACGTTCTTTGGTCTGATCGTCGGCTCAGCCGTTCTCGTCGGTCGCATGGTCACGGCGTGGACATGGAGCCGGGCGGGCATTGCTGCCGCGGCGGCAGTCACCGCCTTCGTTCTGGTCGGGCTGCCGTTCCTGTCCGATCCGCCAAGTCATCCGGCCTATCTGTTCGTGTGCGGGGCGATCGCAATTACGGCGATGATTCTTCCCGGGATCAGTGGCTCCTATCTGCTGCTCGTCCTCGGTGCTTACGGCACCGTGCTCGAAATGCTGAACGGCATTCGGGCCGGGGATGTCACCGGCAGCGCGATTGCTTCGCTCGCAGCGTTCGGAGCAGGAATCGTTGTCGGAATCCTGTCCTTCAGTAAATTACTGCGCTGGCTTCTCGAGCATTACTATGCCGTCACGATGGCCGCTCTCACCGGCCTGATGATCGGATCGCTTCGTCGGCTGTGGCCGTTTCAGGTCGACCTGACTCCCGACATCGAAAAGCTGGGCCATAAAAGATATGAACTGGTCATGCCGGAGTTCGGCGATGCCACCACGTGGATCGCGCTCGGTGGGGCCATCGCCGGATTTGCTGTTATCTTGCTGCTCGATCGCTTCGCCAATCGGCAAAGCGCATCGATCGAATCGAAATAG
- the cls gene encoding cardiolipin synthase — protein sequence MPPPAQLWEETSWTALGVTVFGYLLTLLLIRWVLLTRKENPGATVAWIMAIVFVPIFGALLFLMFGVNRVDRRLAMRQESDREFKQTLPVITVDRVFAAESSQEIDRTLMTVATNVGRYPATNGNSAQILSDTNQALGLIEQAIHRAEKSIHLQFYMWKQDATGTRVRDLLVEKAKQGVTVRFLYDALGSSFPGREFFRPMRSAGIRVASTAPGSGLFGHWSINLRNHRKIVICDGKVGFTGGMNIGDEYLGITEKRGYWRDTHLRLEGPVVSHLQQIFAEDWYYATEEALSDRQYYPEPSGNGTDTVQMLSGQPTNEANAIRTVMFAAINEARSRILITTGYFVPPFAIVRSLEAAAYRGVRVALMVPGTSTYFYTMWAGRSYYDSLLEAGVEIYEYQRGALHAKTMTVDGQYSIVGSANLDNRSLLLNFEASVAIFDDRQAEQLDRDFKSDIKNAKRIDLAEWTKRSKTRVMGENVCRMFSPIL from the coding sequence GTGCCCCCGCCCGCCCAATTGTGGGAAGAGACTTCGTGGACCGCGCTCGGCGTCACCGTTTTCGGTTATTTGCTGACGCTCCTGTTGATCCGCTGGGTCCTGTTGACGCGAAAGGAGAATCCCGGCGCGACGGTGGCCTGGATCATGGCCATCGTCTTCGTTCCGATTTTCGGTGCTCTGCTGTTCTTAATGTTCGGTGTCAATCGCGTCGATCGGCGACTCGCGATGAGGCAGGAGTCCGATCGAGAGTTTAAGCAGACGCTGCCGGTCATTACCGTTGACCGCGTTTTCGCGGCTGAATCATCTCAGGAGATCGATCGCACGTTGATGACCGTCGCGACCAACGTGGGCCGCTACCCTGCCACAAATGGTAATTCGGCGCAGATCCTTAGCGATACGAATCAAGCGTTGGGATTAATTGAGCAGGCGATTCATCGTGCCGAAAAATCGATTCACCTACAGTTTTATATGTGGAAGCAGGACGCCACCGGCACCCGCGTCCGTGATCTGCTTGTCGAAAAGGCCAAGCAGGGGGTAACGGTCCGATTCCTTTACGATGCGTTGGGTTCGTCGTTTCCGGGACGAGAATTCTTTCGCCCCATGCGCTCGGCCGGTATTCGCGTTGCTTCAACCGCGCCGGGATCGGGCCTGTTCGGGCACTGGAGCATTAACCTCCGCAACCATCGCAAGATCGTGATCTGCGACGGGAAGGTCGGTTTCACCGGCGGTATGAATATCGGTGACGAGTACTTGGGAATCACCGAGAAGCGCGGATACTGGCGCGATACGCACTTACGGTTGGAAGGCCCGGTCGTTTCTCACCTACAGCAGATTTTTGCCGAAGACTGGTATTACGCGACCGAAGAAGCACTTTCGGACCGGCAGTATTATCCGGAGCCTTCTGGCAACGGCACCGACACCGTGCAAATGCTTTCGGGGCAGCCGACCAACGAAGCGAACGCGATTCGAACCGTCATGTTCGCGGCGATCAACGAAGCACGTTCGCGAATCTTAATTACGACCGGCTATTTCGTTCCCCCGTTCGCCATCGTTCGATCGCTCGAAGCGGCGGCTTACCGCGGCGTTCGCGTCGCCTTAATGGTTCCGGGGACGTCGACGTACTTCTATACGATGTGGGCGGGCCGGTCGTATTACGACTCACTGCTCGAAGCCGGAGTCGAAATTTACGAGTATCAACGAGGTGCGCTACACGCCAAGACGATGACGGTTGATGGGCAATATTCGATCGTCGGCAGCGCCAATCTCGACAATCGGAGCCTGCTGCTTAATTTCGAAGCCTCGGTCGCTATTTTTGATGACCGGCAGGCCGAACAGCTCGACCGCGATTTCAAGTCCGATATCAAAAACGCCAAGCGGATTGATCTTGCGGAATGGACGAAACGATCGAAGACACGCGTCATGGGCGAAAACGTCTGCCGCATGTTTTCGCCGATTTTGTAG
- a CDS encoding arylsulfatase, which produces MNSLMAEQAARPNVILVMTDDQGWGDFGATGNELIRTPNLDEFATSGAWMTDFYVSPVCTPTRASLMTGRWNFRTKAIDTYLGRAMMDTDEVTIAELLRDAGYATGIFGKWHLGDNYPLRPMDQGFGESLVHRGGGLAQPGDPIENEGRYTDPVLVNNGVLTPTNGYCTDVYFNSATDFIRKSVEADRPFFTYIATNAPHGPYYDVPKGWLDYYQTVDMTSIMKYWSAERHKNREAEHEKLRRIAAMISNVDENFGRLLQRLDRLGVADNTLIIFLTDNGPNTMRYAGPFRGMKSDTFEGGVRTVMWLRWPERIRPGIKSDAPTAHVDVLPTILEAAGIEKPDALALDGRSFLPIVEGRDSEFDFNSRPIALQWHRGDEPQMYNHFLIRKGRWKLLNPDRFRGNSPSLDQIPLRLHDLKEDPGETRNLIENHPEIANELRADYEEWFSDVSSTRDENYAPPRIVIDLKRESPVTLTRQDWRDAGWQKFDRGRWVVDIKDGGPFDVLVTYSPSETDRAVEITVDGETIAQATTDRARPNREWNQVTLKGVELPTGKHSLAAAIVGENGTNPHGVFQMQFSTSPEH; this is translated from the coding sequence ATGAATTCACTTATGGCCGAGCAAGCGGCCCGTCCGAACGTCATTTTGGTCATGACCGACGACCAGGGGTGGGGCGACTTCGGCGCGACCGGTAACGAATTAATCCGAACGCCAAACCTGGATGAATTCGCGACGTCCGGAGCGTGGATGACCGATTTTTACGTCAGCCCGGTTTGCACTCCGACACGGGCCTCTTTAATGACCGGTCGTTGGAATTTTCGGACGAAAGCGATCGACACTTACCTCGGCCGGGCCATGATGGACACCGACGAGGTCACGATCGCCGAACTACTGCGGGACGCCGGCTACGCGACCGGGATTTTCGGCAAGTGGCACTTGGGCGACAACTATCCTCTCCGGCCGATGGATCAAGGATTTGGTGAGTCGCTCGTCCACCGCGGTGGCGGACTGGCACAACCCGGTGATCCGATCGAAAATGAAGGCCGGTATACTGACCCCGTTTTAGTAAATAATGGGGTACTCACCCCAACGAACGGATATTGCACCGACGTTTATTTCAATTCCGCGACCGACTTCATTCGCAAGTCGGTCGAAGCAGACCGACCGTTCTTCACGTACATCGCGACGAATGCCCCGCATGGGCCGTACTATGACGTCCCGAAGGGCTGGCTCGACTATTACCAGACGGTCGATATGACTTCGATCATGAAGTACTGGAGCGCCGAGCGGCATAAGAACCGAGAGGCCGAGCACGAGAAACTCCGCCGGATCGCCGCAATGATTTCCAACGTCGATGAGAATTTCGGCCGTTTGCTGCAACGGCTCGATCGACTTGGGGTCGCCGACAATACATTAATTATCTTCTTAACTGACAACGGCCCCAATACGATGCGATACGCGGGTCCGTTTCGTGGCATGAAGAGTGATACTTTCGAGGGTGGCGTCAGGACTGTCATGTGGCTGCGTTGGCCGGAGCGAATTCGGCCGGGCATCAAGTCGGACGCCCCGACGGCGCATGTTGATGTGCTGCCTACAATTTTGGAGGCGGCAGGAATTGAAAAGCCGGATGCCCTGGCGCTGGACGGCCGCAGTTTCCTGCCAATTGTGGAGGGGCGAGATTCCGAGTTTGACTTCAACTCCCGCCCCATCGCGCTCCAATGGCACCGCGGCGACGAACCCCAAATGTACAATCACTTCTTAATCCGAAAGGGCCGTTGGAAATTGCTGAACCCCGACAGATTCCGGGGCAATTCTCCTTCTTTAGACCAAATCCCGCTGCGGTTGCACGATCTCAAAGAGGACCCCGGTGAAACAAGGAACCTGATCGAAAACCATCCGGAGATCGCCAATGAATTGAGAGCGGACTATGAAGAATGGTTTAGCGATGTCTCTTCAACGCGTGACGAGAATTATGCGCCGCCGAGGATCGTGATCGATCTGAAACGAGAATCTCCGGTGACATTAACCCGTCAAGATTGGCGCGACGCCGGATGGCAAAAATTCGATCGTGGACGTTGGGTCGTTGACATTAAAGACGGCGGCCCGTTTGACGTTCTCGTCACTTACTCGCCGAGTGAGACTGATCGAGCCGTCGAAATCACGGTCGACGGTGAGACGATTGCCCAAGCGACAACGGACCGGGCGCGGCCGAATCGGGAGTGGAACCAAGTCACGCTTAAAGGCGTTGAACTTCCTACTGGCAAACATAGCTTGGCTGCCGCGATCGTGGGAGAAAACGGCACGAATCCCCACGGCGTATTCCAGATGCAATTTTCGACATCTCCCGAACACTAA